The genomic segment GGAGAGTTTTTATATCGGTTACACTTTTTAGCACAGATACCCTACCCAATTGGCTATTACCTTTCTGGCTTTACTGCTTTCTTTTTTTTGTTCGCCATTATAACTGGAGTATTAGTACATTGGAAAAAAATAATTTCTAGCTTTTATGTTTTTAGACCTTTTTCAAAGCTAAAAACCATGTGGACAGATGCTCATACTTCATTAGGCGTTATAGGGCTTCCGTTTCAATTTGTGTACGCTGTTACTGGATCTTTTTTTATGATAAAGGCTCTAGTGATTGCGCCAAGTGTAATGATACTCTACAATGGCAATCAAAATAAATTATATGAAGATTTGGAATATACGATACCCACTATGCCATTAGAATATCAAAAAACCAATTCATTTGTAAGTGTCAATATGTTATTGAACAGTACAAAAAGTATATGGAAAAATTTTAATCCTACAGGTCTAAAAGTTCTTAATTACGGCGATAAGACCATGAAAGTACTTGTAGAAGGAGAAACTGATTATAATCATAAATTTACAGGTAAAGGGAAAGTGCTTTACAATGGTATTACAGGAAAAATGCTTTCCACAAAAGACCCCTACAAGGAAACCACATATTTAGATGGTGTAAAAAATGTACTGTACCGATTGCACTATGGAGATTATGGAGGTTATGCCTTAAAGTTAATTTCTATGGTCTTGGGCTTTGTTTCGTGTTTTGTTATTATTTCTGGAGTTATGATATGGCTTGTAGCACGTGACAAAAAACATATTCCTGAACACAAAAAAAGGTTTAATAGTATTTTAGTTAGGCTTTATTTGGCTATTTGTCTTAGTATGTACCCTACAACAGCACTAACGTTTTTAATGGTCAAAATCAACGGAACATCTGGTAAGGAGTTTCTATATCCATTTTACTTTATAACATGGTTGGTACTCAGCTTATTTTTTATACTAAAAAAAGACAATGTGCTCACCAATAAACTTACACTTCTTTTAGGGAGCATTTTGGGAATTTTAATCCCTATTGCAAATGGCATCTTTTCAGGCAATTGGTTTTGGAAAACATTTATAGAAGGTCGGCATGACATTTTTATAGTTGATATGCTTTGGGTATCAATTTCTCTTGTAGGATTCTATATTTATTTTCAAATAAAAAAACGTGAGCTTAACGATTAAACTTTTATAATGTTTTTTGATATAGATTCATAAAGGTTTAGAAACTCATTTATAATCAACCACTAAAAAATCTATTAAATACGATATTCATACAATATAATCGAAATATAAACATCGCAAAATATTTTCGGAAAAGAAACTGTATAAAGTCATTACTTTTTCTATTGCTTATTTATTCCGTTTCCTTTCCATTTTAAAATTTTGTATTTCGTTTTGTTTAAATATTGTTTAATATTTAAACTGTACGATTATTAACTCGCACATTCGACATACAATAAAGATAAATTTTTTAGTAACGTGAGTTCGATTTAAGAAATAATATATAATTATATTTTAATTTTCTGATAGACAGTAATTTGTACTTCCTGTTACTTCGACGATAGGAGAAATCTCATAATTTATAACTACAATTTGTAAGATTCCTCTTTTCTGCGTCATCGAAATAACATTTATTTTTAAATAAAAACACATAAACACCTGATAATCAGTAGGAGGTATGTTAGGATTGCGTTAGTAACCAAAGCGAAATACAGTAAAAGTTTATAGTTTTAACTAAATTTGAGACCAATAAAAAAACAACCAAAAAGGTTGCTTTAGTTACGTTAATATTAAACGTTTTATAAACGTACTTGTGGGGAATAGTTATCTTTTTGAAATTTTAGAAAATACTTTTAAAGTATCTCTTTTTACAATTTTTGCATTATCTAAAGTTACTTTAATTACATATTTAGAATTCGATACCTGAAACACATAGCTAAACTGTCTAAATGATGTAATATGATAGTTTGGAAATTCTTTCTCAACAACAGTTTTGTTAGATTCGTAATGTTCTAATTCTGTTTTTACTGGTTGACAACCCATTAGTATACTCCCTACAAATGTTAAAGTTAGTAACACTTTCATAATAAATAATTTTTAATAAAAAACTATTATTTTATTCTCAGAGACGAACTTTTGTAGGGGTTGGAGCTATGGTTTTTCTAATACCATAAAATAATAGTACAAAAATACACGTAAAGTTAGGGAGCTTTAATTTGTATTACAATAAACATTAAGTTTGTTCATTTAAGAACAAAAATTATTTTGAACGTTTTTATAAATTGTAAAAAGGGAGTAACAATTATATATAATTGAGCATATAAATATACACAAATTTATTTCAACTTTAAAAACGAAAAATTATATTTTATTCCAAAATTGATAAAAGGATTGCTAAGATTACCTCCTTTAGCTTTTACATAACCAGCAGAACCACGTAAACTTAAAGTGTTATTTATTTGGTAATCAATACCTAAACTTGGTTTTATTATAAAACCTTCTCCAGTACTAATATTTCCTCCACCTGCAGCTCCTCCTAAAATTTGTGTAAAAAAAGTAGTATTGCCACCCAAGAGAGGATTCGTTTTTACACCCAAACCAACCAAACCTTCTGCATAAGCACCAGCATTTCCAAAGTTTGCAAATGAGGTTTGCCCTGCAACAAATATATTTTTATTCATATTTAAATTAATTTGAAGAGATATTTGGTGCATGTCTTCAGTTGAATTCGTCATCCTTTTTGCATTAAAATACCAATCTTGTTTTACGATTACTTCGAACCCTTTAAAAATACCCTCGTTAAAATTAGAAGTATTGTTATAAGTACCATTTCTTTCAATGTAATATTTTAAACCAGCTCCAAAAGAAGAGGTTGCAAAATACTTGTTAGGAGTAAATAAAAAGCCTTTATTTACAGAAAGGTAAAGATCTTTATGTATTTTTTGTTCTAAAGAAATATCAGGATATATTAAAAAACCACCTTGTGTATCAACACCACCACCACCACCAGCTCCAATTCCAAATTTAGCTTGAATATTAGTTCGATTTTTATTCATAGATAAATGATAGCCACCTCCTAAAAGCACATCCATATAACCTGCTCTTATTCCACTATAAGCACCATCTACTTTTAAAAAAGCAAACCAGTTTTTATTGATAAAAGAAGCAAGCTCAAAACCTGCTAAACGAATTATTTTTCCATTTAAAATTTCTCCTGTTGTTGCATCTGCTTTACTTGTAACTTTTAAATTGTTTAGATGCAACATTAAAGAAGTTCTATTTGTCTTTTGATTCCAATTTGAGTTTTTTAATTCTATAAGCGAAAAATCATTTTCTGAAGCTTTGTAATTAGAATATTCAAAATCTAAAGGAATTTCTAAAGCGACATTTAATTGGTGTCCTTTTATCTTTCCTCCATCAAAAAAATTGACATAACTCCAACCACTATTTAAAGTAAAATGTTTAAAATCATACCCTAAATTTACGTGTGGTAAAATAAATGCGCCTCCACCATCTAGAGCTCCTGCACCACCACCACCACCAAAATGGAAACCAGTATCTACATACAATTTTTTGGAGAAATATTTTTTAATACCTGCGTTAATACCTAAAGTAAAAAAACCACCTCTGGCACCTCTAACAGAACCATAAATACCTAAACCAGCATAGGCCCAATCATTTAACATTAAGTTGTAATGAATTCCAGTAAACCCCATATTAGGTTCGTTTAAAATTTGGGCTTCTGGCATATTTATAGATAGAAAATCTATTTTAGCAAATGCTTTTTGTGTAATTTTATTTGGAACTTTATCATTTTGAGCATTAATAATTTGGTTACATAAAACGATCAATAATAATAATGGGATGTACTTTTTCATAAAATATAATTAACTTCTCTTTTGAATAGAAATAACCACGGTTTTAGATGTTGGAGTATTGCTAATTTTAGCCACACTTTTTATAGGAACTAATACATTCGCTTCAGGAAAATAAGTAGCTGTGCATTGTTTTGGAATGCTGTAAGGAATAACTAAAAACCCTTTAGCTTCTCTTTTTTCTCCGTTAAAATGGCTAGTTAAATCGACCAAATCTAATTTTTTTAAACCTTGTTTTTTCATATCATTTTTATTCATAAAAATAACTCTTCGTTCATTTAAAATACCTCTGTAACGATCGTTTAATCCATAAATTGTTGTATTGTATTGATCGTGTGTACGAATCGTCATCATTAAAAATTGATTTTTTTCCAGTAAAATATCCGATGGTAAATTTGTACTAAAGTTTGCTTTTCCGGTCGAAGTCGGTTTAAAATTATTATCTCTAGCATTATTTGGTAAATAAAAACCTCCTTTTATACGAGCTCTTTGATTGTAGTTTTCGAAACCAGGAATGGTGGCTTCAATTTTATTTCTAATATGGTCGTAATTAGAGACTAATTCTGTCCAATTTACTTTAGAGTTTTTTAAAGTTGCGTTTGCAACTCCAGCGACAATGGCTGGTTCGCTTAATAATTTGTTTGAATGTGGTTCTAAAACACCACTAGATTGGTGTACAATTCCCATAGAATTTTCTACAGTTACAAACTGTTCTCCAGAACTTTGAATGTCTTTTTCAGAACGACCTAAACATGGCAGAATTAAGGCTTTTTTTCCATGAATTAAATGGCTTCTATTTAGTTTTGTGGAAACGTGAACTGTAAGATTGCAATTACGCAAAGCTGTTGCAGTAAACTCTGTGTCTGGTGTTGCAGAAATAAAATTTCCACCCATTCCAAAAAATACTTTTGCTTCTTTTTTGTGCATTGCTTTAATAGATTCTACAACATCAAAACCATGTTTTCTTGGCGATTTAAAATTAAACTCTTTATCTAATTTATCTAAAAAAGAATCTGGAGATTTCTCCCAAATTCCCATGGTTCTATCTCCTTGCACATTAGAATGACCACGAACAGGGCAAGTTCCAGCACCTTTTTTTCCAATGCTACCCTTTAATAATAAAATATTTACGAGCTCTCGGATATTATCTACAGAGTTTTTGTGCTGTGTTAAACCCATTGCCCAGCAAATTATAATTTTATCGTTATCGATAATAAGCTCAGTTGCTTTTTTAATTTGATCTAAAGTTAAACCTGTTTGAGGTAATAATTCTTCAATTGTATAGTTATTTAAATTTGATAGAAATTCGTCTAAACCAGCTGTTTTTTCTTTAATAAATTGATGATTAAAAACAGAACCTGGATTTTTAGTTTCTTTTTCTTTCATCAACTTAAGAATAATTTTTAATAAAGCTACATCTCCATTTATTTTTACTTGCAAAAACAAATCTGTTAAGTCTTGTCCTGTACCCACCCATTTTAAAGGGTTTTGAGGGTCTTTATAATTTAATAAACCAACTTCTGGTAAAGGATTTATAGTAATAATTTTTCCGCCATTTTTTTTAGTATCTCCCAAAGCTGTTAACATTCTTGGGTGATTTGTTCCTGGGTTTTGCCCCATTACAATTACCAAATCTGCATGGTCGAAATCTTCTAGAGTTACAGAACCTTTTCCAATACCTAAGGTTTCCGAAAGTGCAGAACCACTAGATTCATGGCACATATTAGAACAATCTGGTAAGTTGTTTGTACCAAATTGACGTACAAAAAGTTGATATAAAAACGCGGCTTCGTTACTGGTTCTTCCTGAAGTATAAAAAATGGCTTCATCAGGAGAATCTAAAGAATTTAGTTCGTCTCCAATCATTTTAAAAGCATCTTGCCATGAAATTTCTTCGTAATTATCTTTTCCTTCTGGTAAATACATTGGATGCGTAATTCTTCCGCTTTTTCCTATTTCATAATCAGGTAGTTTTGCTAACTCTTTTACAGAATGTGTTGCGAAAAATAAAGGCGAAACTTTGTTTTTTGTAGCTTCCTCTGCTACTGCTTTTGCTCCATTTTCGCAATACTCTGCTAAAAAAGCACGTTTTTCATCTGGATCTGGCCAAGCACAACCTGGGCAATCGAAACCATCTTTTTGGTTTAAGTTTTTTAAAAGTCTAATTCCATCTATTACACCAACTTCGTCTTTAATATGGGTTAATGCAACTTTTATTGCTTTTACACCAACTGCCGATTTTGGTATTTCCTGAAATTTTATACCTGTTAATTTTTCTGGTGGTTGTGCATTTGTATTTTTCGACATATCTAATTTTTTTTGAGGTAAGAAGAATTTGAGTAAATAGTCATTTTACCATTTCTAGTAAACCCAATCAGGCAAATCCCAAATTCTTTAGCAAAATCGACAGCTAACGAAGAACAAGCAGAAACAGCAATAATTACTGGAATTTTTGCAATAAAAGCTTTGGAAACAATTTCATAAGAAACTCGACCACTAACTAATAAAAAATTAGCCTCTTTTAATTTTTTTTTGTTTAGTAAATCGCCAATTGTTTTGTCAACAGCATTGTGTCTTCCAATATCTTCTTTAATTGTTAATAATTCGTAATTCTTATTAAATATTGCAGCTGCATGGCTTCCACCAGAATCTTTAAAAGTAGGTTGATTTTGAGTCATTTGAATAAACATTTCATGGATTTCTCTTGATGAAAATAGATTTTCTTCAGTAAGTTTATCTCCATTTACTTTAATATCTTTCAACTCTTTTTTTCCGCAAATTCCACAAGAGGAAACAGATAAAAGTGTTCTTTTATTTAAATATCCTTTTCCTAAAAATTTAGTAGGAATACTTACATTTATTATTTGCGGAATATTGTCTTGCTCTTTTTCTAAAGACATTTTTAAGCTAGAAGAATTCTTGTAAATATCTTCTGCATATAACAAGCCACGTATTAATTCGAGGTCGTTATTGGGAGTTCTCATAACAACAGTGTACGCTTCTTTGTTGATATTTATTTGCAATGGAGCTTCCACTACCAAACTATCTAAAGTTTTGGTTTTTAAAAATTTAGATACTTTTAAACCTTGGTAAGAGAGTGTTTGCATGCAATTTAAGACTTACTATACAAACTTAATAAAAACTATTAGCCTAAAAAAACAAAAGTCTCGAAAGTTAATTCGAGACTTTTTCTTGTGTGTTTTACACCCCTAATAATAAAACACACAATTGCTCTTCAAAGATATAAATATTACACCTTATTTCTTTTATGTAAATAGATTAATTATGAATATTTTAACAAAATAACTATGAAACCTTCTCGCAAATTAACACAATTAGTTTTCCTTTGTAATCTGTTGTAAAGAAAGTAAAAGTGTTTCCACCATCTTTAATTTTTGTTTCTTTTCGAATTTGAGCAACTGTTTTTGGAAAGTTTCTAGTGGTAATATTTGCTTTTTTATTAGGAAGTAATTTTAGTATTTTCTTCTTATCGTAAGATAAAATATGTTTAATTTTAAAAGCTCTTCCAGGAAAATTTAGTTGTTTGTTTGAAGTATATAAATGTGAATGTTGCTGTAATTTAAAAACTTTTAATTGATTTGTAATTTGATGAAAGCCACCAGATTTTAAAATTGCTGAATTTGGTTCGTATAAATAGGAGAGAGGCTCTGAATAATTAGAAAGTACATCTTCTTTATAATTGAAATTAAACCTTTCTGTTTTTTCTTTTTTAACGTTTATTGTTTTGATTTCTATCGTGTTTTCATAGTCTTTCTCTAATAAAAACAACAATTCTTTTACTTCGTTATTTACAGCAACAATATGAATTTCTTTTACATTTTTTAACTCGCCAATGGTTTGTGAAATATCTAAAATAGGAGATACTTTTACTAAAATTGTTTTGGCTTTTGTGAAAAAGAAATCAATTTTTGGAGAAATGTAAGGCTGGCAATCTTTCAACAGAAAAACCTTTCCTTTTACATCGTCTCTTCTTGATGGATCTATATAAATACAATCAAAATTTTTAGATGTTTTTTGTAAGAAATTGGTTCCATTTCCTGCAAATATTTCGATGTTGTTTTTTTTTAATTGGTGGAAATTGTGTTTTACAATTGCAGATAATTCTTCGTTAATTTCGCAATGAATTACTTTTTTAAATTGTTTTGAGAAATAAAAAGCATCTACTCCAAAACCACCAGTAATATCAATAATTGAATCACCAGAAACAATTTTAGATTTGTAATCTGCAGTAATTTCAGAAGAGGTTTGCTCAATACTTATTTTCGCAGGATAGTAAATGTTTTCTGTTAGAAACCAAGTTGGTAATTTCTTTTCGGACTTCTGTTTTGCTAAAATCTGGTTTGCGATTTCTTGGATGGAAATAGCATTAAAAGGACTTCCTTTTAAAACAACTTTTGTAATTTTTGTCCTTAAATTTTCGTTGATGAAATTTTGAACATCTGCCTGTAGAATAGTGAGATTCAAAATAAAATTACAAGTTTTTAGTTAACGATTTTACAATTTTATTTTCTGATAAAAATTCCTTTAAAATAACTTTTAAAGCGGTGTATAATGGAACTGCTGTTATCATACCAACAATTCCGAAAAGTAAACCGCCAATAATTATAATCAAGAAAATTTCTAATGGATGCGATTTTGTTGTTTTAGAGAAAATAACTGGCTGGCTCACAAAATTATCGATAATTTGAGCAATTAGGTAACCAATCATCACATAAATTGTGGTTGGTAAAATTTCTGTTTGAAACTCCATTTCAATATTGCTGGTCATCGATAAAACAAACATAATTACTGCACCAATTAAAGGACCAACATAGGGAATTAAATTTAATAAAGCACATAAAAAAGCGATTACAACTGCATTGTCTATTCCAAAAATTAGTAAAATAATGGTGTATAAAACAAACAAAATAGTAATCTGTAATATTAAACCAATAAAATATCTCGACAACAAATCGTTAATAATTTCTAGCGATTTAGAAAATCTTGTTTCAGTTTTATTCGGAATAATTGTCATGATTCCGTTTTTAAGAATTCGGCTATCTTTCATAAAGAAAAAAGAGATAAATAAAACAGAAAATAACCCAACACTTAAAGAGCCTAGTGTTCCTAAAACATAGTTTAATAAATTAGGAATTTCTTTAAATTGAGATGTAAAATCGATACTTTTTAACTCGCCCAAAACATCAATTCCTTTAGAAGAAAAATAAGTGGTAATTTGATTGAAAATATTCTGAATATTTGCTTGTAATTCATCACTTTGCAGAAGCGATAAACTTTTACCTTGTTCTGTAATTAAAGGAATAAATAATATAATTATACCTGTTATTATTCCCAAGAAAAGTACCATGGTTGTAATTACTGCAATGGTATTTGGAAACTTTAATTTTCTTCTTAAAAACAAAATAATGGGTCTTGCAATTAACGAAATTACACCTGCAATTATAACATAAACGATTACAGATTGGATGGTGTATAAAAAATAACCCAATAGAAAAATGCCTAATAAAATGGCTAAGGCTCTTAAAATTCCGTTTGATAAAGTTTTTGCTGTCATTTAATTATATCCTTTTACTTCGCCCATACTTAAATTTCTACCATTACCAAATGTATGGTTCGTTGGTAATAAAGTGCCACTTTCTGTGGTAATCCAACCTTCCCAAGTTGCAGAAACTCCATTCATTTTCATACTTGGAACAAACATTTTGTAAGAAATTGGCAAATAATTTTTATCTAAAACCCATAAATAAGAATCTCCAGGAGTTGTGCCACCAGTTGTATATTTAACGAACAAAGCATCTTTACCATCTTCTTTTTGAATGGATCTAATAATGCCGTTTTCGAATAATTTATGGGGCGCAACCAACCAAAAAGAATCGTTGTTAAAAATATTCCAAGCTTTTTTTACGATTGTAGAGTCTGCGATTTTTTGTAGTTTTTCATTGATAAAAACAGTGCTTTTTTCTTTATTTTGAGGATGTAAATTCACACGAATAGAATCCCAAGAAATAGCTACAATGTGTTTTTCTTTATCCCATTTAAAACTTCTTCTTCCACCAAAACTCCATTCTAAATAGCGCGTATTTTTATAATTTTCGTGTTTAATAGCTTTTAGAATTTTGTTTGCCAATTCGTTTGCTTTCGGATTGTACGCTTTTACATTTTCTAAGGGAATCTCTAAACCAAATAAAGAAAGTGTGTGGGAGGTTGGCAATTTTATGCCAGATTCAGTAGTTTTTAAAGGATTCCAAGTTGCCGAAATTCCACCAATAGGAATAATTTTTACCCACATCTTAAAAGAAACTGGCAAATAATTTTCATCTAAAATCCACAAATAAGAATCTCCAGGAGTAGAACCTCCAGAACTGTAGGTAATTAAAAGTGCGTCTTTTCCTTCGTAATTTACAATTCTTCTTTCTGTACCTACGTCAAAAATTTTGTAAGGTGCAATTAGCCAAAAAGAATCGTTATTAAAAAACTCTGTGGCTTTTTTTATAATTTCAGGATTATTTGTTTCTTTTTTATCTACAAAAATGGTTGATTTTTTTGGATATTTTGTGTTTAGTATTACTTTGTTATTAGCCCAAGAAACATGTACAATATTTTCTTGTTTCAACCATTTGTAATGGTGCACATCTCTAAAACTCCATTCTATAACTTCTGTGTTTTCAAAAGCATCGTTATTTATGGCATTGAACATTTTAATAGCTAATGCATCTGCTTCTTTGCCTTGTTTTCCTTTAGGAAGTTCTTCATTTTTTATAAAATAAAAAATCGTTCCAGCAACAATTAATAACAAAATAATGACTCCTAAAAACTTGAAAAATTGTCTCATTCGTAGAATTTAAAATAAAGAAGCTAATTTATTACATTTTAAAGGAATTTATTTGTTTTACTCGTAATATTCTAAAACATGTTTCGGAATTTATTAAAAACTCTTTATAATGAAGCTGAAACTTATAAATTTATAGAAAAGACTCTCAAAAACGATAAATGATGTTAAAGTACTAAAATAGATCCTTCAAGAGAATACAATTTAGCTTATTATAAGAAAATAACCTTTTCGATTGTGTTTGAGAAGATTTTTTAGGTTATAATGTCAATAGAAAAAATCTTTGTAAACTTCTTTGGTAAATCTTTAAAAATTAAAATATTTTCATCCCTAAAAGGATGCATAAACTCCAATGTTGAAGCATGTAAATACAATCCTTTTCCGTTTAAAACCTTTCCTTCTAAAAAGTGTTCTTTATCACCTAAAATAGGATTTCCAATAGATAATAAATGTTTTCTTAATTGATGCTTTCTACCTGTTTTTGGATTTAATTTTACCAAATTTAAAAAACCAAAACGTTCCGATTTTACGGTTTGTATTACTGTGTATTTTGTAATGGATTCTTTTTCGTCAATTGGAGCATTTATAATTCCTTTAGAATTCATTTTGCCAATTGTTATTGCAAAATAGGTTTTACTAATTTCTTTATTTTGAAATAAATTTCCTAGTTCGAGAATTGCAGAACTTGTTTTTCCTATTAATAATAATCCGCTTGTTGGATAATCTAATCTGTGAATTGGTTGTGGTTTTACTGCATCTTGTTGGTTGCTTTTTTGTAAGTTTTGTGCCAATCCGTTTGCTATGGTTACAAACTTATTTCCGCTAACTAATATTCCTGAAGGTTTGTAAATAACGGCTAAATAATCGTCTTCAAATAAAACTTCAATATCTAATTTTAGTCTTTCGAAAGTTGAAGATTTTTCTGATTCGAAAAGCTCTATTTTTTCTCCTCCAGCAATAAATTTTGATGTGGTTGCTACAATTCCATCAATAAAAATGAGTTGTTTTTTGATGGCTTTTTTAATCGCAGATTTTGTAGGAATTGTTTTAAAAATACCTACTGCATACTCTTGAAAACGAATAGGTTTTTCTAATGTTTTGGCGATATGAGTTTCTGTGAGTGTCAAAATTTATTATTATGCTAAAATGTCTGGTTGAGCGCAGTCGAGACCTAAATATAAATTCCTAAATTTAATAACTTCTCGAGAACTGCGTTCGGTACTTTCAATCAAAATTTATTTTGATTTTAGTAATGCTCGAAGAGACAAGGTATACGAATTTTTAAAATTCTACTTCGCAAACAATTGCCCAATATCTTTAAACGCTTTAAATTCCAACGCATTATTTTCTGGATCCATAAAAAACATGGTGGCTTGTTCGCCTACTTTTCCTTTAAAACGAATGCAAGGTTCTATTTCGAATTTTGTGTTGGCTTCTTTTAATCTACCTGCCAAAGCATTCCAATCTTCCCAAGTTAACACAACGCCAAAATGCGGAACAGGAACATTATGTCCATCCACAGCATTAGAGATTCTTTGGGGTTTATAATCTTCTTTTACATGAAGTACCAATTGATGACCAAAGAAATTAAAATCTATCCAATCTTTTGTTGAGCGACCTTCTTCGCAATTTAAAATATCTCTATAAAAAGCTTTACATTTTTCTAAATTTTGAACAGGAATTGCGAGGTGGAAGGGTTGTAGTTTCATATTCAAAGTTTTTTTATTTAAAATTCAAAGTTAAGAAAATTTATTAGTCTTAATTTCCGTTTGAGTTTTGTTTTGAGTAAGTGCGTTAGGGATTGCAGTGGAAATCCTTTTGCCTTTTTTTAAGGCAAAAGATTGGAACGGAAAGCCCGCTCGAACGCCCAAAAAAATAAACCAAATAATTTTCTAAAAACCAGAAGCGGAATCGTCTCCACGTTTGTCTGCGCCACCTTCTAAATGTCCGTTTTTTAAAACTAAAATTGCAGCTACTTTTCCGATAACTGGCGAATTGGTTTCATCTAAAGTATAGCCTAATTTTATAAGTTCCGATTTTATATTTTCATTAAAACTATTAGGTTCCATTTTAATCTCATCTGGCAACCATTGATGATGAAATCTTGGCGCATTTACGGCTTCTTGCATGCTCATTTTAAATTCATGTACATTTAAAATAGTTTGCAAAACAGAGGTAATAATAGTGGAGCCTCCAGGAGTTCCAACAACCATATGTAGCTTTCCGTTTTTCTCTAAAATAGTTGGTGTCATAGAACTTAACATGCGTTTTTCTGGAGCAATTTCATTTGCTTTTGCGCCCACCAAACCAAACATATTTGGCACACCTGGTTTGCTGGAAAAATCGTCCATTTCGTTGTTTAGGAAAAAACCTAAATCACTACAATACAATTTAGAACCATAACCGCCATTTATGGTGGTGGTTGCAGAAATTGCGTTTCCAAATTGATCTACGATCGAATAATGCGTAGTTTCATCACTCTCAATAATTTTAATAGTTCCGTGAGAAACGTCTGATGATAGTGTTGCTTTGTCAAAAGAAAAATTTGCCATTCTTTTTGCTGAATATGCTTTCGAAATCAATTCTTTTTGAGGAATTGTAACAAAGTCTGGGTCGCCTAAAAAATGACTTCTATCTGCATAAGCACGTCTTTCGGCTTCTACAATCACTTGAATTGTTTTTACTGAATTATGCCCGAATTTATCCAAATC from the Polaribacter cellanae genome contains:
- the fdhD gene encoding formate dehydrogenase accessory sulfurtransferase FdhD; the encoded protein is MQTLSYQGLKVSKFLKTKTLDSLVVEAPLQININKEAYTVVMRTPNNDLELIRGLLYAEDIYKNSSSLKMSLEKEQDNIPQIINVSIPTKFLGKGYLNKRTLLSVSSCGICGKKELKDIKVNGDKLTEENLFSSREIHEMFIQMTQNQPTFKDSGGSHAAAIFNKNYELLTIKEDIGRHNAVDKTIGDLLNKKKLKEANFLLVSGRVSYEIVSKAFIAKIPVIIAVSACSSLAVDFAKEFGICLIGFTRNGKMTIYSNSSYLKKN
- a CDS encoding AI-2E family transporter codes for the protein MTAKTLSNGILRALAILLGIFLLGYFLYTIQSVIVYVIIAGVISLIARPIILFLRRKLKFPNTIAVITTMVLFLGIITGIIILFIPLITEQGKSLSLLQSDELQANIQNIFNQITTYFSSKGIDVLGELKSIDFTSQFKEIPNLLNYVLGTLGSLSVGLFSVLFISFFFMKDSRILKNGIMTIIPNKTETRFSKSLEIINDLLSRYFIGLILQITILFVLYTIILLIFGIDNAVVIAFLCALLNLIPYVGPLIGAVIMFVLSMTSNIEMEFQTEILPTTIYVMIGYLIAQIIDNFVSQPVIFSKTTKSHPLEIFLIIIIGGLLFGIVGMITAVPLYTALKVILKEFLSENKIVKSLTKNL
- a CDS encoding PepSY-associated TM helix domain-containing protein — protein: MNNRYYNIFFHTHTISGIIISAVLYVIFFAGSFSFFRDEINNWERNQSTSRKLPKDVNFDTVLDGIKSKYNLYGRDITINWPSVENRVNVSLSASKDTLASVAQKRGAFFYVDIDTYESSSYEESYALGEFLYRLHFLAQIPYPIGYYLSGFTAFFFLFAIITGVLVHWKKIISSFYVFRPFSKLKTMWTDAHTSLGVIGLPFQFVYAVTGSFFMIKALVIAPSVMILYNGNQNKLYEDLEYTIPTMPLEYQKTNSFVSVNMLLNSTKSIWKNFNPTGLKVLNYGDKTMKVLVEGETDYNHKFTGKGKVLYNGITGKMLSTKDPYKETTYLDGVKNVLYRLHYGDYGGYALKLISMVLGFVSCFVIISGVMIWLVARDKKHIPEHKKRFNSILVRLYLAICLSMYPTTALTFLMVKINGTSGKEFLYPFYFITWLVLSLFFILKKDNVLTNKLTLLLGSILGILIPIANGIFSGNWFWKTFIEGRHDIFIVDMLWVSISLVGFYIYFQIKKRELND
- a CDS encoding FdhF/YdeP family oxidoreductase — protein: MSKNTNAQPPEKLTGIKFQEIPKSAVGVKAIKVALTHIKDEVGVIDGIRLLKNLNQKDGFDCPGCAWPDPDEKRAFLAEYCENGAKAVAEEATKNKVSPLFFATHSVKELAKLPDYEIGKSGRITHPMYLPEGKDNYEEISWQDAFKMIGDELNSLDSPDEAIFYTSGRTSNEAAFLYQLFVRQFGTNNLPDCSNMCHESSGSALSETLGIGKGSVTLEDFDHADLVIVMGQNPGTNHPRMLTALGDTKKNGGKIITINPLPEVGLLNYKDPQNPLKWVGTGQDLTDLFLQVKINGDVALLKIILKLMKEKETKNPGSVFNHQFIKEKTAGLDEFLSNLNNYTIEELLPQTGLTLDQIKKATELIIDNDKIIICWAMGLTQHKNSVDNIRELVNILLLKGSIGKKGAGTCPVRGHSNVQGDRTMGIWEKSPDSFLDKLDKEFNFKSPRKHGFDVVESIKAMHKKEAKVFFGMGGNFISATPDTEFTATALRNCNLTVHVSTKLNRSHLIHGKKALILPCLGRSEKDIQSSGEQFVTVENSMGIVHQSSGVLEPHSNKLLSEPAIVAGVANATLKNSKVNWTELVSNYDHIRNKIEATIPGFENYNQRARIKGGFYLPNNARDNNFKPTSTGKANFSTNLPSDILLEKNQFLMMTIRTHDQYNTTIYGLNDRYRGILNERRVIFMNKNDMKKQGLKKLDLVDLTSHFNGEKREAKGFLVIPYSIPKQCTATYFPEANVLVPIKSVAKISNTPTSKTVVISIQKRS
- a CDS encoding class I SAM-dependent methyltransferase gives rise to the protein MNLTILQADVQNFINENLRTKITKVVLKGSPFNAISIQEIANQILAKQKSEKKLPTWFLTENIYYPAKISIEQTSSEITADYKSKIVSGDSIIDITGGFGVDAFYFSKQFKKVIHCEINEELSAIVKHNFHQLKKNNIEIFAGNGTNFLQKTSKNFDCIYIDPSRRDDVKGKVFLLKDCQPYISPKIDFFFTKAKTILVKVSPILDISQTIGELKNVKEIHIVAVNNEVKELLFLLEKDYENTIEIKTINVKKEKTERFNFNYKEDVLSNYSEPLSYLYEPNSAILKSGGFHQITNQLKVFKLQQHSHLYTSNKQLNFPGRAFKIKHILSYDKKKILKLLPNKKANITTRNFPKTVAQIRKETKIKDGGNTFTFFTTDYKGKLIVLICEKVS